The Fontisubflavum oceani genomic interval GCCCAAAAAATCAAAGCCCGCCAAATCAAAGACGACTAAAGCCGAGGCGCCGGAAGCGCAGGTTACCGAGACCACGGCGGAACCGGTGACGGAAGAAGCCCCGAAACCAAAGCGTCGCCGGGCAAAGAAGGTGAAAGAGGCCGAAACGCCCACGGAACCGACAAACGAAGACGCCGCCTGAACGGATCGGGGCGACACGGCTCCGTGTCGCCCGAACACCGCGAAGACGGTGTGCTTAGCTGGCCATCAACCGGCTCACCAGCACGCTGACTTCGGGCTTCTTGCCGATCTCACTGACGCAGACCTGCCGCACAGCGCGTTTGACCACTTCGTCGAGCTTATCATCATCGCCGACCGTCTGATCATTCAAACGCGGCAGAAGCTCGGCCAGATCATCCTCGATCATCTCAGCCAGATCCGCGCCATTCCCCACCATTTCCGGTAAGCCGCGCAGTTCGACCCAACTGTCTTCGAGAATCTGGTCATCTTCATCGACGACCAGGGCCACAATGACCAAGCCGTTGATCGCGATCTTCATCCGATCCCGGATCACGCCATCAAAGGCCCCGACATGGGCCGTGCCATCAAGATAGGTCTTCGTCACCTCGATATGCTCGACGACACCTGGCTGATTGCCCGACAGCTCGACCATCGCCCCGTTCGGCGCGACAATACCAAGCAGACCTTTCTCCATCGCCACCCGTGCATGTTCGCGCAAATGCCGGAACTCGCCGTGGTTAGGCAGCAATACTTGCGGACGGACCAAATCATGCATCGCTTCCAGGTCGGGCCGATTGGCATGGCCGGAGACATGGTAAAACCCGGCGCTTTCATCCACGACGCGGACACCCTTTTCGGCCAGCGCATTTTGGATATGGCCGACGGACACCTCATTGCCGGGGATGGTTTTCGAGGAGAAGAGGAACATATCCCCCTCGGCCAGTTCCATGCCGAGGTATTTGCCCCGTGATAGCGCAGCCGAGGCCGCGCGGCGTTCACCCTGGCTTCCGGTCACGATCAGCATCAGGTTTTCACGTGGAATATCAGACGCTTCCTCCGGGCTGACAGTTGCGGGGAAGTCGGTCAGAACGCCGCTTTCAACGCCTGCGGCCACCATACGTTTCATCGCCCGGCCCATCAGGCAGATCGAGCGGCCATTGGCCTTGCCGGCATCAGCCAGCGTTTTCAGCCGCGCAATGTTGGAGGCGAAAGTCGTGGCAACCACCATACCCTTGGCACCCGCGATCAGCTTGCCAATCGGCTCCGGCAATTGGCTCTCGCTCCGACCCGGATGACCGGAAAAGACATTGGTGGAATCGCAAATCAGCGCCAAGACTCCATCCTGCGCGACTTGTTTCCACAACTCTTCATCAAAGGGCTCGCCCACGACCGGCTCATGGTCAATTTTGAAGTCGCCGGAATGCACAACCCGGCCCTCTGGCGTGTCGATCACGAGCGCGGAGGCCTCAGGGATCGAGTGCGAAATCGGCGCGAATTGCACACGGAACGGGCCAGCCTCTACCACCTCTGGATAGGCCTCGACGACCTGTACGATATCGGGATCTTGGCCCGCATCCTCCAGTTTGCGCCGCGCGTGGATCGCGGTGAAGGCGCGGGTATAGACTGGCGCTTTCAACTGGCTCCAAAGATGACCGACCGCGCCCACATGATCTTCATGCGCATGGGTTATGAAAATCCCATCAAGCCGGTCGGCGCGCGCCGCCAGCCAAGATACATCCGGCAGGATCAGGTCGACGCCAGGCTGCCCATCCATATCGGGGAAACTGACGCCGATATCGACCAGAATGAAACGCTCTTTCCCTTCCGGTCCATAACCATAGAGATAGCAATTCATCCCGATTTCCCCCGCGCCACCGAGAGGGAGATAGATCAGCCGTGCGCGATCACTCATAAGCTGCCGTTTTCCTTGTTATGCGAATAGATGACCGTGAGGCCATGCATCGTCAGATCATCTTCGATCAGGTCAAATAACACATCACCGGTTGAGAACAACGGCGCAAGCCCGCCGGTGCCGACAATCCGCATTGGCTTGTCATATTCGCCGCGAATCCGGTCGGTGATGCCGCGCACCAGGCCCACATAGCCCCAGAAGACGCCGGATTGCATGCAGGCCACGGTGTTGGTGCCAATCACCGCTTGCGGTTTGGTCACATCCACATGCGGGAGGGCTGCGGCAGCGTGGTGCAGCGCCTCCAGGCTCAGGTTCACGCCCGGCGCGATCACTCCACCTACATAGGCGCCATCCTCGGCGACCACATCAAAGGTGGTCGCGGTGCCAAAATCCACAACGATCAGGTCGCCGCCATGGCGATCATGCGCCCCGGCGGTGTTGACCAGCCGGTCCGGCCCGACCTGCGTGCCCTCATCGACGCGCGGCGCGGTCGGTAGCAAGCATTCCGGTTTTCCAACCACCAGGGGCCGTGTATCGAAATAGCGGTCGCAGAGCACGCGCAGGTTGAAAACCACGCGCGGCACCGTCGACGAGATGATGCAGTCGGTGATCTCCACATCCAGCTTTTGGTTCTCCATCAGGGTCGAGAACCAGACGAAATACTGATCCGCCGTGCGTTGATGCTCGGTCGAGGTGCGGAACGTCGCGAGGAATTCAGTCCCGTTCCAAACCGAGAAAACCGTGTTTGTATTGCCGCAATCGATGCAGAGAAGCATGCGCTCGCTCCCGTCAGAAATGGAT includes:
- a CDS encoding ribonuclease J — encoded protein: MSDRARLIYLPLGGAGEIGMNCYLYGYGPEGKERFILVDIGVSFPDMDGQPGVDLILPDVSWLAARADRLDGIFITHAHEDHVGAVGHLWSQLKAPVYTRAFTAIHARRKLEDAGQDPDIVQVVEAYPEVVEAGPFRVQFAPISHSIPEASALVIDTPEGRVVHSGDFKIDHEPVVGEPFDEELWKQVAQDGVLALICDSTNVFSGHPGRSESQLPEPIGKLIAGAKGMVVATTFASNIARLKTLADAGKANGRSICLMGRAMKRMVAAGVESGVLTDFPATVSPEEASDIPRENLMLIVTGSQGERRAASAALSRGKYLGMELAEGDMFLFSSKTIPGNEVSVGHIQNALAEKGVRVVDESAGFYHVSGHANRPDLEAMHDLVRPQVLLPNHGEFRHLREHARVAMEKGLLGIVAPNGAMVELSGNQPGVVEHIEVTKTYLDGTAHVGAFDGVIRDRMKIAINGLVIVALVVDEDDQILEDSWVELRGLPEMVGNGADLAEMIEDDLAELLPRLNDQTVGDDDKLDEVVKRAVRQVCVSEIGKKPEVSVLVSRLMAS
- a CDS encoding type III pantothenate kinase; translation: MLLCIDCGNTNTVFSVWNGTEFLATFRTSTEHQRTADQYFVWFSTLMENQKLDVEITDCIISSTVPRVVFNLRVLCDRYFDTRPLVVGKPECLLPTAPRVDEGTQVGPDRLVNTAGAHDRHGGDLIVVDFGTATTFDVVAEDGAYVGGVIAPGVNLSLEALHHAAAALPHVDVTKPQAVIGTNTVACMQSGVFWGYVGLVRGITDRIRGEYDKPMRIVGTGGLAPLFSTGDVLFDLIEDDLTMHGLTVIYSHNKENGSL